Proteins from one Cryptomeria japonica chromosome 4, Sugi_1.0, whole genome shotgun sequence genomic window:
- the LOC131874849 gene encoding uncharacterized protein LOC131874849: MGKTTLADEVYAHIDLQNYKHCRIHMEQNCSKNDLKVLQEQILNGLFHQNVKLTDCHQGQGMIWSFFKKNPNQPLFLYIDNALNRADLKQLLPAELGSCLPPKSRILLTNRNLRETDIFVAWNIQRRQYLVSPLPSTEARKILLKNVPEYNDERNIDALLKLCGGIPLLLEIIGSQLAISSRNTNNDIALELLREGEVVEEEDISDRME; this comes from the exons ATGGGTAAAACGACACTCGCTGATGAAGTCTATGCCCACATTGACCTCCAAAATTATAAACATTGCAGAATTCACATGGAACAAAATTGTAGTAAGAATGATCTTAAAGTCCTTCAAGAACAGATTTTGAATGGATTGTTCCACCAGAATGTGAAATTGACAGACTGTCACCAAGGTCAGGGAATGATCTGGTCTTTCTTCAAAAAGAATCCTAATCAGCCTCTGTTTCTATACATTGACAATGCTCTGAATAGAGCAGATCTGAAACAACTTCTGCCTGCAGAATTGGGCAGTTGCCTTCCACCCAAGAGCAGAATACTTCTGACTAACCGAAATCTCCGGGAGACAGATATATTTGTTGCCTGGAATATCCAACGCCGACAATACCTTGTGAGTCCTCTTCCATCAACAGAGGCaagaaagattttgttgaagaatgttcCAGAGTACAATGATGAAAGGAACATAGATGCTCTGCTCAAGCTTTGTGGTGGCATTCCGCTTCTGCTGGAAATAATTGGCTCGCAACTGGCCATCAGTAGCAGAAACACAAATAATGATATAGCATTAGAGTTGCTTAGAGAAGGGGAGGTGGTGGAAGAGGAAGATATAAGTGACAGAATG GAGTAG